The DNA region ACTGGCGGGCTCTGACTTCCTGGGCGTACTGCTCGATGGCTTCACGAGCAATCTGGCCGACTTCGGCGTAGCGTTTGGCGATTTTCTTCTGTTCGCCTTCGTAGATGCCCAGCAGGTCGTGGGTCACCAGCACCTGCCCGTCGCAATGAACGCCCGCACCAATGCCGATGGTGGGGATGGTCAATCTCTCGGTAATCAGTTTCGCCAGGCGAGCCGGGATGGCTTCCAGCACCAGGCTGAAGGCCCCCGCCTGCTCCAGTGCTGCCGCGCCCTCAACTGTGAGTCTGGCGCTCTCGTCGTCTTTTCCCTGGGCCCGCAGGCCGCCCTGGGCCGTGGCGGTCTGCGGCATCAGGCCCACGTGGCCCACCACCGGAATGCCGTTGCGCGTCAGGTTGTCGACCACCTGCAGGATCTCGGTGGTGGCCCCCTCCATTTTCACGGCGTCCGCCCCGGTTTCCTGGATGATCTTCACGGCGTTGCGCATGGCGTCGGTCGCACCGGTGTGGTACGTGCCGAACGGCATATCCACCACCAGAAAGGTGTTCGGCGCTCCCCGGCGCACGGCCCGGCCGTGGTGAATCATGTCCGCGAGGGTCACGGGCGCGGTGCTGTCGTAGCCCAGTACCACATTTCCCAGGCTGTCCCCGACCAGGATCATGTCCACCCCGCCGGCCTCGGCGTGCTTCCCGCCGGGGTAATCGTAGGCCGTCACCATCACGATGGGACGTTCGGAATGCTGCAACTCCGGGATACTGAGTTTCATGCCCGCAGGGTAGCAGGCAGGAGTTCGTCGCGCCGGAGAGTCCAGGAGACTTCATGACTGCTGGTAGTTCGTGTTTATCCGCCCCGGGTCACTTCGCCGTAATTATGCAGCAGCAGGTAGATAATCCAGCCCGTGACCGCGACGTACAGCCACACCGGCACCGTCCACTTCACCCACAGGCGGTGACGCGCAAAAAAAGACCGGGCGGCAGGCGCGTCGATGTTGCCCAAGTTCCGGCCGGACGCCAGGTAGCCTTTCCAGGCGTTCCAGAGTGCCAGCAGCGCCAGTGGCAGGTTCGCGGCGGCCAGGATGATGTGGCTGACCAGCAGCAGCAGGTAGGCGCCCTTGTTCGGGCCGATGTACTTCTTCTCGTAGCCCAGGCCCAGGCGCGTCAGGTAAAGCACCAGAAAAATGGTCGCCAGGGTACTGGCGGTCAGCATGGCTTTCATGTGCGCTTCGCGCCGCCCGCTTTTGATGAGGTAAACGCCGAGCAGCAGCACCAGGCCACTGATTATGATGGTAATGACGGAGAGGGTATTAATGGTTTCAGCCATATCCCGCCCAGTGTAGGGACTGGCGGCGGGGCAGGTGTCCGAGCGGTCAGGCGCGGTTTCAGGTGTTGGCCCAGGCGTCGGCCCTGGCCTCCTGGCCCTGCCTGCGGGCCTGAAGGCTGCGTTCGTCCAGTGAGGTCGTCACCTGCGCGGCATACCCCCTGAACAGGGTCAGCAGCACCAGCAGGATCACGGTCAGCAGCAGGCCCAGAATCACGCCGCCCTGAAGCAGACCGTTAAACCGGGAAAACAGTTCCAAGTCCGTGAAATCCAGGCCGGTTCGGCCTCTCAGCACGCTGGTCAGGGGGAAGCGCAGCAGCATGAACGTCCCGACCAGTCCGCCCAGCAGTGACCCGATCAGCCCCAGATACCACAGAATCGTCCAGCCGTTCATGGCACTCAGTTTCGGGCCGATCAGGCTCTTGCTGCCGCGTGCGCTGACCGACACGGCATGCAGCCAGCGGCGCACGGACTCCAGAATGAAAAATTGCAGGGCCAGACTCACCCCGTTCATGAGGACATCCAGCAGCCCGGTGCGGTCACTGGCCGTTTCCCCCAGCGTGCGCGGCAGCAGGTAATCGCCCACGAGTGCCAGGGCCAGCATCAGCACGGTCAGGATGATCGGGACGATCTGAATGACCCGAATCCACACCAGGGTGTTGCGGGCGTTGCGGACGAGCGCCTGAAGGTGAGCGGTGAAATTCGCGGCGAGGTGCTGGGTCAGACTGAGCACCAGGTGCCAGACCTGCCGAATGAACAGCAGCACCACGACCGTGTACCCGAGCGTCAGGGCCGCCAGTGCTCCCATCAGCAGCCGCATGGGCAGGACGGCCTGCTTGTCCTGGGGCGTGGCGACATGGCTGAGCAGGCGCTCGCCAGTCAGGAACATCAGGCCAAAAGTCAGCAGCAGTAACCCGATCAGGCCGCTCAGGCCCAGCATCCACCCCTGAATACGCCGGGTCTGCGCATAAAGAGGCTCAGTGAGCTCGGCTTGGTTGACCGCTGCGGCGGCAGGCGTGAACTGGCTTCTCATGGAAAGCAGCTTAGAAGAGAGTCACCCGGCAGCCCGTCAACTTTGCGGGATCACCGGACGTAGAAAAAGGTGGGCAGTGGGGGTGTTTTCCGATCATGAAAAACGTTAAGTTTGTTAAATTTCAGGCCGTTCTCTGCTGCGGTACCGGTTGATGCCGACCGGGTTGTCCTTTCTCGTCAGGGACTTCCGCCTGAACCGGATTCGTTACACTGCCCCGAGTAACGCAGGCTGTCGGGCCATTGCCTGCTGAACAACGGGCCAGAGTGAAAGGCCCCGCAGGCGAAGGGCAGCAGTCGGAAATCACAAGGAAGGTGAAGAAGTTGAGCGGAACGCTCAGAGCAGCGGCGCAACCGGGCACGGCAGCCCAGACCTGGCTTTCACGCGTGGCCTGGGCCGCGCTGGTTTACAACATTCTGGTGATCCTGTGGGGTGCCGTGGTGCGCATCACCGGGGCGGGCGCGGGCTGCGGAGACCACTGGCCGCTGTGCGACGGGCGTGTGGTGCCGCACAGCTTCACCTTCGAGCGCGTCATCGAGTTCAGCCACCGCCTGACCAGCGGCGCCAGTGGTTTAATCGCTATTGCGCTGGTCGTGCTGGCCTTCCGCGCCACGCCCCGAGGGCACCTGGCCCGCACTGGGGCGCTGTGGACACTGGGCCTGATTCTTCTGGAGGGCCTGGTGGGCGGCGTTCAGGTGCTGCTGGGCCTGACCGCGACCAGCACCGATCCGGCCCGCGGCTTCGTGCAGGGCATTCATATGGCGAACACCTTCGCGCTGCTGGGAGCAGCGCTGCTCACGGCCCTGTGGGCCAGCGGCAACCCGGCCCTGCGCCTGCGCGGTCAGGGGCGTGCCGGCCTGCTCAGTTACCTGGGTCTGGCACTGCTGCTGCTGATGGCCATGGCGGGCGCGGTGACGGCCCTGGGTGACCTGCTGTTCCTGCCCGAGGGCGGCAGCGTGGGCATCAGCACCGTGAAAAAGGATTTCGCGGTGACTGCGAGCATCATCGAGAATCTGCGCGTCGTTCATCCGCTGCTGTCGGTGGTGGGCGCCGTATACCTGGCCTACCTCGCCGCGTGGCTGCGCCGTGAACGGCCCGATGCGCAGGTCACCCGCTGGAGTCGGGCCGTGTGGGCGCTGCTGGCAGTGCAACTCGTGGCCGGCTTCGTGAATGTGGCGCTGCGCGCCCCGGCCTGGATGCAACTCACGCACCTGCTGCTCGCCTGCGTGATGTGGCTGGCGACGGTTATGCTGGTGTACCGCGCCCTGACCACCCTGCGGCTCCGTGAGGTCAGCGCGTGACCAGCCACCCCATGACCCCGCCTGCCACCGATCCCCTGCCTGCCCCGATGCGTGCCACCTGGCGCGATTACCTGGCGCTGACCAAACCCAAGGTCATCAGCCTGCTGCTGTGGACGACCATCACGGCCATGTTCATGGCAGCGCGCGGCTGGCCCGGCCTATGGCCCCTGATCGTGGTCAGCCTCGCCGGGTATATGAGCGCCGGGTCGGCGGGCGTGTTCAACATGATCATCGACCGGGACATCGACCTGAAGATGCAGCGCACCGCCAAGCGGCCCACCAGCAGCGGTCTGATCAGTTCGCGCAACGCTGCCATTTTCGGCACGGCCCTGCAGGTGCTGTCCTTCGCCCTGCTGTGGGTCTTCACCACGCCGCTGGCCGCCTGGATGAGCTTGGCAGGCTTCATTTTCTACGTCGTGATCTACACCATGTGGCTCAAGCGCAGTACCTGGCACAACATCGTCATCGGTGGGGCCGCCGGGTGTTTCCCGCCGCTGGTGGGGTACGCCGCCGTCACCGGGAACCTCGACCTGTTCGCGGGTTACCTGTTCGCCATCATCTTCTTCTGGACGCCCGTTCACTTCTGGGCGCTGGCCCTGATGATCAAGGAGGAGTACCGCGAGGTCGGGATTCCCATGCTGCCTGTCGTGCACGGTGACCGCATGACGGTCGCGCAGATCGGCCTGTATGCCATTTACACGGTGGTGCTGTCGCTGATGCCGGTGTACTTCGGGGCGGTGGGCTGGGTGTACTTCGTGTCCGGGGCGGCTCTGGGCGCGTGGCTGCTGGTGCTGTCGTGGAGGTTGTACCGGCACGTCATGAGCGGCGCAAAGGTCGAGAAGAAAGTCGCTGTGCCGCTGTACCTGTACTCCATGCTGTACCTGGCGCTGCTGTTCGTGGCGGGCGCCGTCGACCGCATGTTGTAAAGAGGCCCGCTGCACTTTGCTGTGGCTCTTTGCCCGTGTGGGACACTTGCCCACCCCCCGGGCTGGTTTCATGGTGCTTATGCCTGACCGCTCGGTAGCGGGAGGCGGGTGGTGTGCGGGAGCAGGGAGAAGGTTCGGAGGCCCCGCACGCCGCGCGTTTCCTGCGGAACATTGTTGCGGGGGACGCTGTTACACTGGGGCGCGAACACCATGAACCACCACCGGGACGAAAGAGGAAAGGAGTGAAGTTGAATACCAACCAAGACACAACACGGGGCGCGGAGCGGCGCAGGGCGGTGACCTGGCGCGTCATCGCGGGCGCGTTTATCGGTGCCCTGCTGCTCTCGGGCTGCGCCAGGGACGGGCAGTTCATCTCCATCGGCGATCAGGCGTCCGGCTACAACCGCGAGATTCTGCAGATGAGCCTGTGGCCACTGGCGCTGTCGATCCTGATTTTTCTGGGCGTCTCGGGCGCGCTGTTCTACACGGTCAACCGTTTCCGGGAAGACCGCCACGACGCCGCGCCGCAGCAGTTTCACGGCAACAACCGCCTGGAAGTGGTGCTGGTGCTGGTTCCCATCGTGATCGTGCTGGGGCTCAGCGTGCTGGCGGTGCGCAGCCTGGTGCGGCTCAACACCGCCTCGGCCCAGGCCCTGAGCGTCGAAGCGGTGGGCCGGCAGTTCTGGTGGCAGTTCAGTTACCCCACCAGCAAGGTGGCAGGCGGCGTGGTGACCAACGGCAACGAGATGGTCATGCCCACCAAGCAGCGCGTCTCGGTGACCACCAGCAGCCTGGACGTGGTTCACGGCTTCTGGGCCCCCAACATCGGCGGTCAGCGCGCCTCCATTCCGGGCAGCAACAAGACCTGGGAAGTCGACACGGATCGCCAGGCGGTCTATCAGGGCAACTGCTCGCAGCTTTGCGGGGCCAGCCACTCCAACATGCGCTACAAGGTCATTGCGCTGGATCAGGATCGCTGGACGGCCTTCATCAATGCCGCCACCGCCTATACCGCCCCTACCCCTGAGCCGGGCAGCGCCGCCGAGCGCGGCTACACCCTCTTCACGCAGGGCAAGGCCAGCACCGGCGCGGTCGCCTGCTCCGCCTGCCACCGCGTTCAGGGAACCTCCGCTGGCGGTCAGAGTGGCCCGGATCTGAGCTTCTTCGGCACGCGCCGCACGCTGGGCGCGGGCATGTGGGAAGCCATGACGCCCCGGCAGTGGGAAGAGACCGAAGTTCAACCCCACAGCCCCTTGAAATTTAGCCCTGCCGCCGCCCTGCACGCCTGGATCAAGCACAGCCCGGTCGTGAAGCCCGGCAGCCTGATGCCCCGCTACGACGGCGGCGAGTACAAAATCAACGGCAAAGTTCAGAAGGGTGGCCTGCTGACCGACGCTGAAATCGACGATATCGCCGCTTACCTCCGCACCCTGAAACTCCCCGAAGAAGCCGATTACTGGCGCGGCATTCCCGTGTCCGGTTCCACCACCGCAGGAGGCAACCCGTGACCGTTCAACATGCCCCCTCACCGCAGCAGGTGCACACCCGGCGCGGAGCCCTGGAGGTCATCAAGGACTACATGATGACCACCGATCACAAGAAGATCGGCCTGCTGTACATCATCGTGTCCCTCATCGCGTTCAGCGTGGGCGGCCTCTTTGCCGTGGGCATCCGCCTGCAACTGATGGTGCCCAACAACACCCTGCTGGTCGGCAACCTCTATAACCAGGTGTTGACCCTGCACGCCGCCATGATGATCTTCTTCTTCCTGATCCCGATAGGCCTGTTCGGGTTCGGGAACTACTTCCTGCCGCTGCAACTCGGCGTTCGCGACGTGGCGCTGCCCAGGCTCAACAACTTCGCGGTCTGGAGCTTCGTGTTCAGCCTGCTGCTGGTTCTCATCGGCCTGGGCATCGGCGGTGCCCCCGGCGTCGGCTGGACGTTCTACTACCCCCTCTCGGTGGACGGCAACCAGACCGGCGTCACGGTCTTCATGGTCGCCATCATCATCAACGGCCTGGGGTCGCTGCTGGGCAGCGCCAACTTCGCCGCCACCATCGTCAACATGCGTGCGCCCGGCATGAGCCTCTGGAAAATGCCGATTTTCGCGTGGAGCATCTTTGCCACCAGCATCCTTCAGCTCATCTCGCTGGGCGGCCTGACCGCCGCGGCCCTCACCACCTACCTGGAATTGAAGCTGGGCGTCAGCATGTTCAACAGCGGCATTCAGGGCGTGCCGGTGCTGTTCCAGCAGTTCTTCTGGTTCTACTCGCACCCCGCCGTGTACGTCATGCTGCTGCCTTACCTGGGCATCGGCGCCGAAATCGCCTCCACCATGTCCCGCAAGCCGCTGTTCGGCTACCGCGTGATGGTGTACTCCATCCTGGCCATCGTGATGGTTTCGCTGGTGGTGTGGCTGCACCACATGTTCGCCGTGGGTGTTCCCGAAGCCTGGCAGATCGCCTTTATGGTCGCCACCCTGATCGTGGCCGTGCCCACTGGCGTGAAGATCTTCAACCTGATCGGCACCATGTGGGGCGGCCGCATCATGATGCGCACCCCCACCTACTGGCTGATCGGCTTCCTGTTCAACTTCCTGATCGGCGGGATCACTGGCGTGTCCCTGGGGATGGTGCCCTTCGACTACCAGGTCACCATGACCTACTACGTGGTCGCGCACTTCCACAACGTGATGATGTTCGGCACGGCCTTCCTGGCCATGGGCGGCATCTACTACTGGTGGCCCAAGATGACTGGGCGGTTCCTGAACGAGAAACTGGGCCTGGTGCACTTCTGGCTCTTCATGATCGGCTCCTGGATGACCTTCCTGCCGCAGTACATCCTGGGCCTGCTGGGCCTGCCGCGGCGCTACTACACCTACCCCGACGGCAACTTCGCCTGGAACGAACTGAACTTCACCTCTACCATTGGCACCCTGATCCTGCTGGGGGGCGGCTTGGTGTTCGTGTGGAACCTGCTCCAGAGCCTCCAGAAACCCATCACCGCCGGCCCCAACCCCTGGGGCGGCTACACCCTGGAGTGGACGAGCAGCAGCCCGCCCGCCGCCTACAACTTCGCGCACGACTTCCCCACCAACTTCCCCACCGAACGCCCCCTGTACGACTGGGAAAAGAGTGGCGAGACCCTCACGCCCGTCGATCCCAAGAGCATTCACCTGCCGCAGGACAGCTGGGGCCCTTTCCTGACTGCCTTCGGCCTGCTGATCATGGGCATCGGCCTGAGCTTCGGGTGGTTCACCAACTGGCAACCCAGCTATGACAAGGTGCAGCCCTTCTTTGCGCTGACGCCCGGCCACAGCACCGTGAACATCGTCGCCAGCGTCCTGCTGTACCTCAGCTTCCCGCTGTTCTTCTACGGCCTCTTCAAGTGGGCCGGCACCCCCGAGTACGACGTGCCCGTCGCCCACCACCACCTCACCAAGTACGACAACGGCTTCATGGGCATGAGTTGGTTCATCATCAGCGAAGTCGGCCTGTTCGCCGTGCTGATCGCCGGCTACGTGTACCTGCGCATCACCGGGCACGCCGAACCGCCCGCGCTGCGCCCCGCCGCCTGGCTGGCCGCGCTGAACACCCTGATCTTGGTCAGCTCCAGCTTCGTGGTTCACAAGGCCGAACACGACCTGCACCACGGCCGCACCAGCTGGGCCCGACTCGGCCTGTTCGTCACCCTGGCGCTCGGCGCCCTCTTCTTCGTGTTCCAGGTGTACGAGTTCAGCCTGTTCGGCGCCGAAAGCGACTGGCGTCAGAACCTGTGGCAGTCCTGCTTCTTCATCATCGTCGGCCTGCACGGCCTGCACATCCTCATCGGCGCGGTCGGCGTGGCCCTCCCGTACTACCAGGCCCTGACTGGCAAGATCGACAAGTACAACCACGGCAGCATTGCCCCCGCCAGCCTGTACTGGCACCTGGTGGACGTGGTGTGGCTGCTGATCGTCGCCATCTTCTACGCCTGGTAAACAGTAGTAGCGGTCAGCACAGGGGAGGCCTCCGGGCCTCCTCTTTCTTGCTGTGGAGGCTACTTGAGCTGCTTGAATAGAACAGCCGGCCACCCCGCCTGCCCAGACCCGAACAATAGGCCATGACCAGCCATGACCTCAGCAGCAGTGAACGGCAATTTAACGCCCAGGCCGACAGGTACGCCAGCAGCGAAGTTCACCGCTTCGGGGCCAGCCTGCCTGTTCTGATCGAGTACGCTGCCCCGACCCGGCAGGATGTGGCGCTGGACGTCGCCACCGGCACCGGCAACACCGCCCTGAGTCTCGCCATGCAGGTCGCCCACGTGACCGGGCTGGACGTGGCCGGAAAAATGCTGGCGCACGCACAGCAGCGTGCCAACGAAGAAGGCAGACTCAATACCCTTTTCGTGCGCGGCAGCGCTGAGGCCATGCCCTTTCCGGAAGAGGCGTTTACGCTGGTCACGGCGCGGCACGCTCCGCATCACTTTCGGGATCTGGCCCGGTTCCTGGCAGAGGCCTTCCGTGTGCTGAAGCCCGGCGGGCGGCTGGTGATCGCCGATCAGATCAGCCCGGCTCCCGACCTCAAACTGTGGATCGACACGTACCAGCAGACCCGTGACCCCAGCCACTTCACCCAGCGCACCGTGGCGGAGTGGCGCGAACTGGCGCAGGCGGCGGGCTTCACCTGGGCAGGAGAGACACTGGTGCCGTACCGCCTGGAGTTTGACTGGTGGGCAGGGCAGGCCGGTTGCACGCCGGACACCGTGCGGCAACTGCGAGAACAGGCGGCGCACCTGACCCCGGCACAGCAGCAGGAAGTCGGCCTGGAAGTCGATGAGCAGGGGCAACTCACCGCACACATCGAGCAGATGATGGTGGCCCGATGGGATAAACGCTGAAGCGGGAACCCTGGCTCACTTCACCTCGTAATGAAGTCAAAGTGATATCACTTTGATAGGAGGAGCGAAGATGAGCAAACTTGAACATACCCCCCAAACCACTGGCCCCCAGGGCGGCGTCTCCAGCCGAAGCGGCATTGCCAGCACCGAACGCCCCGCCTTCGGCCTGCCCGGCATTCCCTTCTTCATCGTGTGCCTCGCCCTGGGTGCCCTGGCCCTCTGGCTGCTCATCGCTGAACAGTTCACCCTGGGCGCCCCCCTTCTGGCCCTCACGCTGTTCCTGGCGGCCGGGTTCTACATCGTGCAACCCAACCAGGCCAAGGTGCTGACCCTTTTCGGACGCTACGTCGGCACCGAACGCCGCAACGGGGTGTACTGGACGAATCCCCTCACCATCCGCAAAAACACCAGCCTGCGCATCCGCAACTTCAACAGCGAACGCCTGAAAGTCAACGACCTGATGGGCAACCCCATCGAAATTGCCGCCGTCATCGTCTGGCGCGTCGTGGACACTGCCCGCGCCGTCTTCGACGTCGAGGATTACGGGCAGTTCGTCGCCATTCAGGCCGAAACTGCCCTGCGGCACCTCGCCAGTCAGTACCCCTACGACAACTTTGCCGAAGAAGGCCTCAGCCTGCGTGGCAATGCCGACGAAATCGCCCAGGCCCTCGGCCAGGAACTCGCGGCCCGCCTCGGTCACGCCGGAGTCGAAGTTCTCGAAGCCCGCCTTTCGCACCTGGCCTACAGCCCCGAAATTGCCGGAGCCATGCTGCAACGCCAGCAGGCCAGTGCCATCATCGCCGCGCGCCAGCAGATCGTCCAGGGAGCCGTCGGCATGGTCGAAATGGCCCTGCGCGAACTGAGCGACCAGAAGATCGTCGAACTCGACGAGGAACGCAAAGCCCAGATGGTGAGTAACCTGCTCGTCGTTCTGACCAGCGAACGCGGTACCCAGCCGGTCGTGAATGCCGGAAGCCTCTACTAGTCATGCCACAATGGGAACCCTCGCATGGCCCCCCGTAAAAACTACCCCCTGCGCCTGAGTCCCGAACTGTACGCCGCCCTCGAACGCTGGGCCGCCGACGAGATGCGCAGCGTGAACGCGCAGATGGAGTTTCTGCTGACGCAGGCAGTACGGAAGGCGGGCAGGTTGAAAGAAAAAGAGGAGAATGAAGCTGAAGAATAGGATTTCAGGTCTGTCGGAAATCCCCCACCCCCAAACCCCCTACCCCGGCTGGGGCAGGGGGCTTTCGCTGCGCTCAGCATGTCGTCGCCGTTTGCGTGGGCTGGCTCTGGGACGCAGCTTAAGGCGGCAGGGCCTTGTGTGCTGAATGTCCGGGTACGGTTCCTATGGCCCGTGCGCTCCGCGCCCGACGGCCTTCAGTCTGATTGATGGACTTCTTTGACTAGTGGGACGATAAAAGACCTGCCCTCTCCTGGGGGAGAGGGTGGAGCCGCGTAGCAGCGGGTGAGGGCTGTTTTACTCGGCTTTGGCTTCTCTGCCCATGAGGGCGGTGACGCCTTGCTGGGGAGTCCATTCGCCGGCGCAGACGTGGGCGACGGCGCGGACGATGGGGAGGTCGTGGCCGTGGGCGGTGGCCCAGTGCTCCAGCAGCCCGGCGGTGCGCAGGCCCTCGATGACTTTGCCGCCCTGCTGGGGATTCTCTGCGCGGGCAATGGCTTCGCCGGCGGCGCGGTTGCGGCTGTGGTGGCTGGTGGCGGTGGCGATCAGGTCACCCAGGCCGCTGAGGCCGTAGATGGTGTCCTCCTGGGCGCCGAGGGCCTGGAGGTAACGGTTCATTTCAATCAGGCCGCGCGTGATCAGGCTGGCTTTGGCATTGTCGCCCAGATTCAGGCCGTCGCACATGCCGGCGGCCAGGGCAATCACGTTTTTCAGGACGCCGCCGAGTTCCGCGCCGACCACGTCGGCACTGGTGTACACGCGCAGGGCGGGAGACATCAGGGCGTCTTGCACGGCTTCCGCCAGGGCCGGGTCGGTGCTGGCCACGACGGTGGCGGCGGGCAGGCCGCGCCCGACTTCCTCGGCGTGGTTGGGGCCACTCAGGACGGCCACGCGCCTGAATCCCATCTGGCCCGCCAGTTCCGTGAGGCGTCCGCCGTCCGGGGCGAGGCCCTTGGCGCACAGCACGAGTCCCAGGTCGCGCGGAAGTTGCTGGAGGAGTTCCGGCACGCCCACGCTGGGCACCACGATCAGGGCGAAGCCGGCATCGGCCACCGCCACTTGCAGGTGAGAAGACACCTGCACGCCCCCTGGCAGCAGGACGCCGGGCAGGTACTCGCGGTTCTCGCGCACCTCGGAGAGGCGGGCGGCAAAGTCGGGGCGTCTGGCCCAAAGGGTCGCGCGTTTGCCGGCGCGGGTGGCGGCGACCGCCAGGGCGGTGCCCCACCCTCCGGCGCCCAGAATGGGGATGTTCACGCCTGTTCCCTCCGGGCAAAGACCCACAGGCGCGGCGTGTCGGGTGTGGGGTCGGCGTAGTCCGGGTACTCCACGATCTCGAAGGTCGAAAAGCCCGCCTGACGCAGCAAGTCCTGAACCTCGGGCGGGTCGTAGCCGCGTTCACGGTGCGTTTCCACAAATTCCTGCATATCCCCCTGCTCCGGCTGAATGCGGCAGAACGCCTGCACCACGCCCACTTCCGCCTGCGGGTCAAAGTGATGCGACCAGTGGTAGTGCACTTCGGCGCCGTCGGCGGCCGTCACCACGCCCTCGATGGCGTCGCCTTCCCACAGTTCACGCACGCCCAGCCGCGTGTTCAGGTCGCAGGCCAGCAGCCCGCCGGGGTTCAGGTGCGCGTGCATCTGCCGGAAGGCCGCGCCCAGATCCTCGCGGCTGAGCAGGTTGTTCAGGCTGTCGAACACGCAGGTGATGAGATCGAACGACCCGTTCAGTGTGAAAGAGCGCAGATCACCCTCTACAAAGGCCACGTCCGGCAGTCGGCGCCGGGCCTCTTTCAACATGTCGGGGCTGCCGTCCAGCCCGGTCACCGTCAGGCCCGCGTGCTGAAGCTCCCGTGTGAATCCGCCTGTCCCGCACGCCAGATCAAGCGCCGATTGCACGTTCACTTCGGCGTCACGGGCGTAGGTCAGCACAAAATCTGCCCAGGCGTCGTACTCGACATCCGCCATGATGGCGTCGTACACGGCGGCCAGAGCGGTAAAAGGAGCGTGCTGCATGGGCGTCACTATAAGTCCTATAAGCCCCGCCCAAGAGGGACTAAAGGCGCCCATCAGCCTGACCGGCATTGTGTGC from Deinococcus fonticola includes:
- a CDS encoding ribbon-helix-helix domain-containing protein codes for the protein MAPRKNYPLRLSPELYAALERWAADEMRSVNAQMEFLLTQAVRKAGRLKEKEENEAEE
- a CDS encoding NAD(P)H-dependent glycerol-3-phosphate dehydrogenase; this translates as MNIPILGAGGWGTALAVAATRAGKRATLWARRPDFAARLSEVRENREYLPGVLLPGGVQVSSHLQVAVADAGFALIVVPSVGVPELLQQLPRDLGLVLCAKGLAPDGGRLTELAGQMGFRRVAVLSGPNHAEEVGRGLPAATVVASTDPALAEAVQDALMSPALRVYTSADVVGAELGGVLKNVIALAAGMCDGLNLGDNAKASLITRGLIEMNRYLQALGAQEDTIYGLSGLGDLIATATSHHSRNRAAGEAIARAENPQQGGKVIEGLRTAGLLEHWATAHGHDLPIVRAVAHVCAGEWTPQQGVTALMGREAKAE
- a CDS encoding class I SAM-dependent DNA methyltransferase, with product MQHAPFTALAAVYDAIMADVEYDAWADFVLTYARDAEVNVQSALDLACGTGGFTRELQHAGLTVTGLDGSPDMLKEARRRLPDVAFVEGDLRSFTLNGSFDLITCVFDSLNNLLSREDLGAAFRQMHAHLNPGGLLACDLNTRLGVRELWEGDAIEGVVTAADGAEVHYHWSHHFDPQAEVGVVQAFCRIQPEQGDMQEFVETHRERGYDPPEVQDLLRQAGFSTFEIVEYPDYADPTPDTPRLWVFARREQA